The genomic stretch tttttcatttgaagcttggatcatgatgaattttgaggtggaagtttggaaaatcaaacatatcaaaaacaaTTCTTAGTActaagccatatgttcacttcttccaccttaagTGACTTTTTCCATGGatttcaaatgagaaaagttacttcatcaaagttgtagctctatCAAAGTCCTTtaaattggtcacaaatttgacctcatttggatttaacatgaaggagttatgcattttagaagttgaggaaaatcacttgttcaatggtattggcctAAAATGACCTAAGTAGATATATTTACACTTCCTACAAACATCAAAGCTTAAGTAGATATATTTAATTGTATCATGCAACTTGAATAactttaatctcataaaaattgagcaagttatggtcttgggaagttgacctctaaattagggtttagacaaaaatgacctataatatttcaccataaaaaatgactttccaagcaaaaatagctcttgacctcaacatgaaagttgtttgtaatatcATTTAGAGAAACGTTTCTCTTgtaattattttcatatgacaaaaattgtaggagttagggtctagggaaccccaattttgaccagttgaattcctctagtcaaccaccatgaaccaacttgctagcttgatattctcttaAATTTTGGGAAccatggaggataatatatgcataatatgatgtaatgtgaagtatcccttgaaatatttgaccaagtggttaagaaacttgttgaagaagtcacataagatacccatatgaattagggtttccaaagcaaaccaactccaaactcttgatgatttcttgatcaaaataacatgtgaagatcatagggattcatatatgatacttagataCATATTAAaacaattcttgattgagctctttgCAGTGATGGTCTTAAgccctagatgtgagcttgatagattatagatgagcatgtgcactacctacaaaagagttaaactatacaatgacatatttttggtattttggttagtaaaaataaagaaatatgaaatatgatacaatcaaatggtacttggtgatctctcccaatgcaaacccaatgaatatggggtaaggaggatgccaaggtgtgatcccaaaaccaatgcatatgatgagaatatcATGAGGGAacttagggtcaaaattggggtcttacagtcgATCTTCTGACTAGCTCTGATCTCTTCAAGAATGCCACTAGTCAACTTTAACATGCCTAGCCTCATGCTGTTACGAGTCTTTTCACATACTAAACTCAGATCTCAGAATTGTTCAATCAACTCCAACTCTCAAACCATAAGCATCAACATATGCAACGACTTCCTACTTCAAGCATCAACTACGACATTGGTTTTTAccaggatggtaattcaaaccaaaatcacAGTCTTTTAGAAATTTTAGCCACATCCCctgcctcatattcaactcttttTGATCGAataagtatttcaaactcttgtgatcactaaacacttcaaatctggaaccaaACAACTAATGCCTCCAAATCTTAGGTACAAACATAACGATAACTAATTCCAGATCATGAGTAGGATAATTCCTCTAATTGAACCTTCAATTGTCTAGAACCATAAGCCATAATCTGTCTATTatgcatcaacacaccacccagAACCATCACCAAAGCATCACAATACATAACAAACGAGTCACTCGGATTCGAAAAAATCAATACTAGAGCAGAattcaacttcttcttgagtttTATAGAACTCTCTTCACACAAAGCATACCATACATACTCgtgaccctttcgagtcaactgagtcaAATGGACCGCCAACTTTGAATATTCTTCAATAAATCTTGTATAGTAACCAACCAAACCTATAAAACTTATGATCTCAGAAACAGACTTCAGAGTTTCCCATTGTAAGACAACATCAACCTTCGACGGATCAATAAAAATACCTCCACTAGAAATCATATGACCTAAGAAACTCATTTCTTTCAGCCAGAACTCGCACTTGGATAACTTTACATACAACTTCTTTTCTTTCAAGGTCTGCAACACGATTCTCAGATGCTCTACATGATCTTCATGTGACTTCGAATATATCAGAATATCGTCAATGAACACAACCACAAACTAAACTAGATACAAATGGAATATTCTATTCATGTACTCGATGAACACTCCAGGCGTGTTAGATACACCAAACGAAATCACAAAATACTCGTAATGACCATATCTCGTTCTAAATGCAGTCTTTGGAATATCCTCTGGTTTCACTCGAATATAATCATAACCTGACCTGCAACTCAATCTTGCTGAAAACACAAGTGccaactaactgatccatcaGACCATCAATTCTAtgaagtggatacttgttcttgatagtcactttattcagttgtggataatcaacacacaacctcgtgctaccatctttcttcttaactaacaaCACCAACGCTCCCTAAGACGAAACACTCGGTCCGATAAACTTCTTCTCAAGAAGCTCTTTAAACTATTTCTTCAGCTCACTCAACTCTAAAGCAGACATTCTATAAGGAGCCATCAACACAagactagtaccaggtactaagtctatcGAAAACTCCACCTCGTGCTCTGGAGGCAAATCATTGATATCGTCAGGAAACACTTTGGGAAAATCACACACAACTAACAAATCTCTCATTGCAGCTTTACTGTCGATTCCCAAAGCATAAAACTTAGAAAACACTTGCGCCTCTTCTTTAAAAAATTCTTCTACTTGCTTAGAAAATATAAACATGAACACTCCATCTCCTCCCATATCTGGAAACATCACAGTCTTGGAAAAATAGTTGGTATGAACACGGTTGAACTCCAACCAGTTCATTCTAAGGATAACATCAAGTTGACTCAACTGTAGACAGACTAAATCCATTACAAAACTCTTACCATAAATAATCAGTGGACACTTCAAACACACCAATGAAGTAGTTACTAAACCATTGCCTGGGGTATCAACAACCATACTTCCAACCATAGAAGATAACTTTAATTCTAATCTCTTAGCATAATCAAGTGAAATAAAAGAGTGTGTTGTACCCGTGTCAATAATAGCAATCACAAGAATACTATTGATAAAACATGTACCTCGAATCAACCCGTCAGCACTAGTAATGTTTGTCCCCTGACAAGGAAAAAACCTTTCCTCCAGACCGAGCCATCTTAGGTTTTTGGCAATTAGTACTCACACAACCTTTCTCTCTATAATTTTAGCAATTCACAACATTACCCTTACAATCAACAATGAGGTACCTTGTCTTCCCACACTTGTAACACTTCTTCTCATCACTAGGGAACTCATTGGAATGATGACCTATCACACCATACCTATAACATTGGACTGAAGCAAGAACTCCCtccacttggcttcttctcaaTTGTAGCTTTTTGTTTCCCTTTTCCAGGAGGAGTGACATACAAATTTCCTCGAAACTGTCCCTTTCCTTTCTTCTCACTAAGACTTTTGTAGTGAGCAGAACGGGCTCTAttatcctcatcataaatccaACACTTATTCGCAAGTACAACAAACAGGTGAATCTCATGATATCTGATACCCTACTTGATCTTTGGTCATAAGTCGCTTTTGAACTTAATACACTTATACACATCAGTAATAACGTCCTTATAATGTGGGCAAAATTCACAAGCTCCTCAAACTTGGTAGCATACCCAACAACAGTCGAACTCCCTTGTTTCAGTGCAAGGAATTCAATCTTTTTCTTACTACACACATCCTCAAGAAAGTATTTCTCCAAGATTATAGCTCTAAACATAGTCCAAGTGATATCAGTACCATCACCATCCAGTCTCTGATGCATGTTATCCCACCAATCCTTAGCCTCTTTAGATAACATATGCGGACCAAATTGTACCTTCTGTACCTCTGAGCAAGCCATCACTCGGAAAATTTTCTCGATCTCCCTAAGCGATACTTGCCTTCTTCTGGATAATATATACCCTTGAAGGTTGTTAGATTTTTTCTCTAAAACTTACCTAAAGCACGAAACTCATCATTCTCTCTAGCATTTTGATTGTTCGGAAGATTATGCCCAATCGCTTGAGCCAACGACTCCAAAGCTTCAACAATAACATCATAATTTCTTCCTCCATACATAAGTCTAGTTAtccaaacaaacaaaccaacatCAGAAGAAATAAGGTATCGATAGTTTTCACATACACTTATTGCATACAAGGGAACACACATCACACAAAAACCTGACAGGACGAACCGACCtactctgataccactatgtaacaccctaaacccgGAAACTTATATATAAAGGATTACTCGACAATTTAAGGTGTTATAAATGACAACCCTTCAATAAAACATAGACATTTTGAAAACATGCAGCATAAAAGTAAACAACATACACCACCAGTCATCACttgctcaccttcacttagggtatcatctCAGGAGAATCACATTAATCACGGTAATTAAACATATTGACTTCAAATTGGGTATTATAAATATTTAACTTTCACATAATGATTTCAAAATGAATTTCAATATCCAACTCTCAACAACTTCAAAACAACTCAGCATAATAGTTATTGAACTTCAACAAAACAAGTAAGTCAACATCAATCATAAGAAAAGAAAACATCATTCATCCCAAGTGCTATAGAATCAGAGCATAGCGACTAAAAATGCGATAACTAATGAAAATAACTCCAAGAGCTATTTCCCACTAACAACAACAACTCTACTCCTGAGTATttgcaagatgtccatggtggaaAACATCAAAGCAAAGGGCATGAGAATTCACATTAATAATTTAATAACATAAGCTGCAAGGTAGAATTAAAATATCTACACATTCAACAACAATCACATAACTTCATTCTCACACCTAATTCATCATCATGCACAAAGTAATCACATATTCATCATTTAAATTATGCAATGGGACTCGCAAGTTCAACCAGAATCATATGCGCGTGGTACCATATCATCGTCAATTGGTTCACTCAGGAACCGGGTTCACCATGCTCGAACCATGAATCTACATTGCTCGGATTCAGGACAAATCACCAATCCACCTTGCTCGGATAGCAACATGCCTCTTTCATCAACAATAATGACATAATGAATGCATTTTACAACACGTCAATGCGACAACAACATAATGTATGAAGTCCCCATCCCATTAATAAACAAAGCATGCATTGACCAAACGATAATAGTTCCCCTCCCGCACTATCATCCTATAGCAACATACTCACACTTCAACAGCATAATTCATGCTCATATAACAATGTATCATTATCACAATTCACATCAATTAACACAACATCATTGTCACATCTGCATGTATCCATCATTCATCAAATAATTGATATATTCAATTGAAATCATGTTTAATCGTTAAGTCATACCAAAACATCATTTAAACAGTAGCTAACAGAGCTTAACAATACCCAAAACATCCACAAAAGATGAAAAATATAAATATGCAACTTAATATCATCTAAACAAGCATCTACACCCACTGCAGACTCGTGACGATTTACTCGTCACAATCATCGTGCCCGTCACTGACCTTACCACTTCAGAACGTCATCTATATGACGACCAGTTTCGAAAACAAGCATGGGAAGCGTGATGGTTTACCCGTTTT from Lathyrus oleraceus cultivar Zhongwan6 chromosome 7, CAAS_Psat_ZW6_1.0, whole genome shotgun sequence encodes the following:
- the LOC127104575 gene encoding uncharacterized protein LOC127104575; this encodes MYGGRNYDVIVEALESLAQAIGHNLPNNQNARENDEFRALEVQKVQFGPHMLSKEAKDWWDNMHQRLDGDGTDITWTMFRAIILEKYFLEDVCSKKKIEFLALKQGSSTVVGYATKFEELCWIYDEDNRARSAHYKSLSEKKGKGQFRGNLYVTPPGKGKQKATIEKKPSGGSSCFSPIILVIAIIDTGTTHSFISLDYAKRLELKLSSMVGSMVVDTPGNGLVTTSLVCLKCPLIIYGKSFVMDLVCLQLSQLDVILRMNWLEFNRVHTNYFSKTVMFPDMGGDGVFMFIFSKQVEEFFKEEAQVFSKFYALGIDSKAAMRDLLVVCDFPKVFPDDINDLPPEHEVEFSIDLVPGTSLVLMAPYRMSALELSELKK